A stretch of Myxococcus hansupus DNA encodes these proteins:
- a CDS encoding carbon starvation CstA family protein, whose translation MGGVARKLGWVLLAAVGAVSLGTIALHRGESINAIWLVVASVSVYLIGYRFYGSFVARKALAVDPTRATPAHLRNDGLDYVPTDKWVLFGHHFAAIAGAGPLVGPVLAAQMGYLPGTLWILVGAVLAGAVQDFVILVFSVRRDGKSLGDMVRLELGAAAGVTAMIGVLMIMMIILAVLALVVVKALAHSPWGTFTVAMTMPIAVLMGLYLRYLRPGRVLEVSIAGFVLLMLSIWLGGHVAEHPTWGAAFTFDAKSLAWMLIGYGFCASVLPVWLLLAPRDYLSTFLKIGTVLLLAVGIILAAPELRMPAVTRFIDGSGPVFSGGLFPFLFITIACGAVSGWHSLISSGTTPKMLANEGDARMVGYGSMLMESFVAIMALIAASVLDPGVYFSMNAPPSVIGTTVEEAARTISQWGFVITPEVLSQTATDIGETSILSRAGGAPTLAVGMAQILHGLVAGEGMMAFWYHYAILFEALFILTTVDAGTRVGRFMIQELAGLVYAPLKRTESWTANMIATAICVAAWGYFLYQGVVDPLGGINTLWPLFGIANQMLAAIALTLATVILVKMKRERYAWVPAVPAGWLVICTLTAGWQKVFGSDPRVSFLAHARQFSAAAEQGKVVAPAASVEEMERIIGNDYLDATLTGVFMVLVVATALFGVRAALAALRSPVPTAKESPAVPLPAAEVP comes from the coding sequence ATGGGTGGAGTCGCGCGGAAGTTGGGCTGGGTGCTGCTCGCCGCCGTGGGCGCGGTGAGCCTGGGCACCATCGCCTTGCATCGAGGCGAGAGCATCAACGCCATCTGGTTGGTGGTGGCGTCCGTCTCCGTGTACCTCATCGGCTACCGCTTCTACGGGAGCTTCGTCGCGCGCAAGGCGCTGGCGGTGGACCCCACGCGCGCCACGCCGGCGCACCTGCGCAACGACGGTCTGGACTACGTGCCCACGGACAAGTGGGTGCTGTTCGGCCACCACTTCGCCGCCATTGCCGGCGCCGGTCCGCTGGTGGGCCCGGTGCTGGCCGCGCAGATGGGCTATCTGCCCGGCACGCTGTGGATTCTGGTGGGCGCGGTGCTGGCGGGCGCGGTGCAGGACTTCGTCATCCTGGTCTTCTCCGTGCGCCGCGACGGCAAGTCCCTGGGCGACATGGTCCGCCTGGAGCTGGGCGCCGCCGCCGGTGTGACGGCGATGATTGGCGTGTTGATGATCATGATGATCATCCTCGCCGTGCTGGCGCTGGTCGTCGTCAAGGCGCTGGCGCACAGCCCCTGGGGCACCTTCACGGTGGCGATGACGATGCCCATCGCGGTGTTGATGGGGCTCTACCTCCGCTACCTCCGCCCCGGCCGCGTGCTGGAGGTCTCCATCGCGGGCTTCGTGCTGCTGATGCTGTCCATCTGGCTGGGCGGCCACGTCGCCGAGCACCCGACGTGGGGCGCGGCCTTCACCTTCGACGCGAAGTCGCTGGCGTGGATGCTCATTGGCTACGGCTTCTGCGCGTCCGTGCTGCCGGTGTGGCTGCTGCTGGCGCCGCGCGACTACCTGTCCACGTTCCTGAAGATTGGCACCGTGCTGCTGCTGGCGGTGGGCATCATCCTGGCCGCGCCCGAGCTGCGGATGCCCGCGGTGACGCGCTTCATCGACGGCAGCGGCCCGGTGTTCTCCGGCGGGTTGTTCCCCTTCCTGTTCATCACCATCGCCTGCGGCGCGGTGTCCGGGTGGCACTCGCTCATCTCGTCCGGCACCACGCCGAAGATGCTGGCCAACGAGGGGGACGCGCGGATGGTGGGCTACGGCTCCATGTTGATGGAGTCCTTCGTCGCCATCATGGCGCTCATCGCCGCGTCGGTGCTGGACCCGGGCGTGTACTTCTCCATGAACGCGCCGCCGTCGGTGATTGGCACCACGGTGGAGGAGGCCGCGCGCACCATCAGCCAGTGGGGCTTCGTCATCACCCCGGAGGTCCTCAGCCAGACGGCCACGGACATCGGGGAGACGTCCATCCTGTCGCGCGCGGGCGGCGCGCCGACGCTGGCGGTGGGCATGGCGCAGATTCTCCATGGCCTGGTGGCGGGCGAGGGGATGATGGCCTTCTGGTACCACTACGCCATCCTCTTCGAGGCGCTGTTCATCCTCACCACGGTGGACGCGGGCACGCGCGTGGGCCGCTTCATGATTCAGGAGCTGGCGGGCCTCGTGTACGCCCCGCTGAAGCGCACCGAGTCGTGGACGGCGAACATGATTGCCACGGCCATCTGCGTGGCGGCCTGGGGCTACTTCCTCTACCAGGGCGTGGTGGACCCGCTGGGCGGCATCAACACGCTGTGGCCACTGTTCGGCATCGCCAACCAGATGCTGGCCGCCATCGCGCTCACGCTGGCCACGGTGATTCTGGTGAAGATGAAGCGCGAGCGCTACGCGTGGGTCCCGGCGGTCCCCGCGGGCTGGCTGGTCATCTGCACGCTGACGGCGGGCTGGCAGAAGGTGTTCGGGAGCGACCCGCGCGTCTCCTTCCTGGCCCACGCGCGCCAGTTCTCCGCCGCGGCGGAGCAGGGGAAGGTGGTGGCGCCCGCGGCCTCCGTGGAGGAGATGGAGCGCATCATCGGCAACGACTACCTGGATGCCACCCTCACTGGCGTGTTCATGGTGCTGGTGGTGGCCACGGCGCTCTTCGGGGTCCGCGCGGCGCTGGCCGCCTTGCGCTCGCCGGTGCCCACCGCGAAGGAGTCCCCCGCGGTGCCGCTCCCGGCGGCGGAGGTCCCCTGA
- a CDS encoding discoidin domain-containing protein: protein MSVPILPLRGAWLSLARACAVVAVWLCAALGARAEAQSGPNLALNRPVVTSSSQEGLTGNFAVDGDGGTRWGSLFAEGEWLYVDLGQPTDITRVVLTWETAYGRGYRVQVSNNTTTWQDVRVITDGDGGVDDLAVTGNGRYVRILGTQRGAPDYGYSLWEFAVYGGAHASGDLARSRPATASSVEGNVAHLMPAYAVDGDSTTRWSSDDTSDAQWIRVDLGSNQQLGRVVLDWEGAYARRYVIEGSTNDTTWTALAPTITDGAPGSRSITVSGTARYVRMRGIERGTGYGYSLWSFEVYAPGGGPQEPPPQTTPQTVRLMFPELAYAKINVSPAPLSVTPTPEEGNTTPSVRNPPGPFTYELTFAPNTVVTMSKNQFSPTAPNTDIRLVVTTSTGTVLRGQSVSALAVQGAEWRVEIFTITTGPDGRDRTIIPDPYQAPAPPAVAGAFRVVAPANEAVITTTRRPTLQWAPVTGATGYTVFVNLSRNDYDWMAPGSLLNRFTQVGTTTGTSFTLPQDLPDRWTYKWYIVANLGGGGTSRSDLRTFSVYLPVVETAPDGVALINGRRDLNKNGVIDPYEDWANPISVRVNDLMARMTPHEKALQMFYEARTVPQAGFTMGPLSPTDIVSFQRASAATRLGIPHIDAGDTIHGFKTSWPTQPALAASRDLDTVYELGDMQRREQLAVGSRGTLSPLAEVGTKVLYPRIQEGGGEDADLAAGMTRALIAGLQGGPEVNPHSLWVTTKHWPGQGAGGEGGITYDGTTIHYHMRPWHAAIEAGTSGIMPGYAGSWLLGPEGWGAGDNPGILNYLRNQLRYTGVICSDWLPSGAWSRSAMAGSDVMGGANPLQMGDFESVVTPARIDEAVRKILDLKFRLGIFEDPYRNGPAGMSEWHTADHKALVRRAAQNAMTLLKNDGALPLRLPAGSRIVVAGPRADDPACMVTWRSDFHGTEFGDLTIYQAIKQRAEQDGITVYKDAAPAGVTVNAAIVVVGESYFTHGTEWDKEKPYLPGDPIGPPHEPQWGNQYGLITGYRAQNIPVTTVMILPRPYILTNVVPQTNALLMAYRPGDMGGVAVADVLFGDVLPRGQLPWQLPRSLDQIGTDVETNQLEHWDLPFDVGATAAQRAEIRQRIAQGLPISPIYGNPLFQYGAGIQGFGLSDSTPPTAFTLLTPAPGSTITTRPTFTWTPSTDPQTGIHRYEVFLDGSPFPVATTRTPSTTLTNVSLGNGAHTWFVRAYNWAGGVTTSATATFTLNDTAPPAAFTALSPAAGASVPGTSTTFIWEQTTDVGAGVARYVLVVDGADRTPAVTPRDYVGPTTNLALGRNVSATSSEFGSPNDAVDGNPETRWASRNDVPSPDTESITVDLGAVYSLKRVVLSWEAAYGRRYVVETSIDGSTGWRTLHTEAAGNGGVDDLTGLNGVGRYVRMRGVERATAYGYSLWEFAVYGVGTEQMSVTGLSTGSHTWRVRAVDGAGNSTLSNGPITFTK, encoded by the coding sequence ATGAGTGTGCCGATTCTCCCCCTGCGGGGTGCCTGGCTGTCTTTGGCCAGGGCCTGCGCTGTCGTCGCGGTATGGCTGTGCGCCGCCCTGGGCGCTCGCGCGGAGGCCCAATCCGGGCCCAACCTCGCGCTCAACCGGCCGGTGGTGACGTCCTCCTCGCAGGAGGGCCTCACCGGCAACTTCGCCGTGGATGGTGACGGAGGAACGCGCTGGGGCAGCCTGTTCGCGGAGGGCGAGTGGCTCTACGTGGACCTGGGCCAGCCCACGGACATCACCCGCGTGGTGCTGACGTGGGAGACGGCGTACGGCCGGGGCTACCGCGTGCAGGTCTCCAACAACACCACGACCTGGCAGGACGTTCGCGTCATCACCGACGGTGACGGCGGCGTGGACGACCTCGCGGTGACGGGCAACGGCCGCTACGTCCGCATCCTCGGGACGCAGCGGGGCGCCCCCGACTACGGCTATTCGCTGTGGGAGTTCGCCGTGTACGGCGGCGCGCACGCCTCGGGCGACCTGGCCCGCAGCCGGCCCGCGACGGCCTCCAGCGTGGAGGGCAACGTCGCGCACCTGATGCCGGCCTACGCGGTGGATGGTGACTCGACGACGCGCTGGTCCTCCGACGACACGTCCGACGCGCAGTGGATTCGGGTGGACCTGGGCTCGAACCAGCAGCTCGGCCGCGTGGTGCTGGACTGGGAGGGCGCCTACGCCCGGCGGTACGTGATTGAGGGCTCCACCAACGACACCACCTGGACGGCGCTGGCACCCACCATCACCGACGGCGCGCCCGGCAGCCGCAGCATCACCGTGTCGGGCACCGCCCGCTACGTGCGCATGCGCGGCATCGAGCGCGGCACCGGGTACGGGTACTCCCTCTGGTCCTTCGAGGTCTACGCGCCCGGCGGTGGCCCCCAGGAGCCGCCGCCGCAGACGACGCCGCAGACGGTGAGGCTGATGTTCCCGGAGCTGGCGTACGCGAAAATCAACGTGTCGCCCGCGCCCCTCAGCGTCACGCCCACGCCCGAGGAGGGCAACACCACCCCGTCGGTACGCAACCCGCCCGGGCCCTTCACCTACGAGCTGACCTTCGCGCCCAACACCGTGGTGACGATGTCGAAGAACCAGTTCTCCCCCACCGCGCCCAACACCGACATCCGGCTGGTCGTCACCACGTCCACCGGCACCGTGCTGCGCGGCCAGTCCGTGTCCGCGCTGGCCGTCCAGGGCGCGGAGTGGCGCGTTGAAATCTTCACCATCACCACCGGCCCCGACGGCCGCGACCGCACCATCATCCCTGACCCCTACCAGGCGCCCGCGCCGCCCGCCGTCGCCGGCGCCTTCCGCGTGGTGGCGCCCGCGAACGAGGCCGTCATCACCACCACCCGCCGGCCCACGCTCCAGTGGGCGCCCGTCACCGGCGCCACCGGCTACACGGTGTTCGTCAACCTGAGCCGCAATGACTACGACTGGATGGCGCCGGGCAGCCTGCTCAACCGCTTCACCCAGGTGGGCACCACCACCGGCACGTCCTTCACGCTGCCGCAGGACCTGCCCGACCGCTGGACGTACAAGTGGTACATCGTGGCCAACCTGGGCGGTGGCGGAACCAGCCGCTCCGACCTGCGCACCTTCAGCGTCTACCTGCCCGTGGTGGAGACGGCCCCGGACGGCGTCGCGCTCATCAACGGCCGGCGCGACCTCAACAAGAACGGCGTCATCGACCCGTACGAGGACTGGGCCAACCCCATCTCCGTGCGCGTCAACGACTTGATGGCGCGCATGACGCCGCACGAGAAGGCGCTCCAGATGTTCTACGAGGCCCGGACGGTGCCCCAGGCCGGCTTCACCATGGGGCCGCTCTCCCCGACGGACATCGTGAGCTTCCAGCGCGCCTCCGCGGCCACGCGCCTGGGCATCCCGCACATCGACGCGGGTGACACCATCCACGGCTTCAAGACGAGCTGGCCCACGCAGCCCGCGCTCGCCGCGTCGCGGGATTTGGACACCGTCTACGAGCTGGGTGACATGCAGCGCCGCGAGCAGCTCGCGGTGGGCAGCCGCGGCACGCTGTCACCGCTGGCCGAGGTGGGCACCAAGGTGCTCTACCCGCGCATCCAGGAAGGCGGTGGCGAGGACGCCGACCTGGCCGCGGGCATGACGCGCGCGTTGATTGCCGGCCTCCAGGGCGGCCCCGAGGTGAACCCGCACTCCCTCTGGGTGACCACCAAGCACTGGCCGGGCCAGGGCGCGGGCGGCGAGGGCGGCATCACCTACGACGGCACCACCATCCACTACCACATGCGTCCGTGGCACGCGGCCATCGAGGCGGGTACCAGCGGCATCATGCCCGGCTACGCCGGAAGCTGGCTCTTGGGGCCGGAGGGCTGGGGCGCCGGAGACAACCCCGGCATCCTCAACTACCTGCGCAATCAACTGCGCTACACGGGCGTCATCTGCTCGGACTGGCTGCCGTCCGGTGCGTGGTCGCGCTCGGCGATGGCGGGCTCGGACGTCATGGGCGGCGCCAACCCGCTGCAGATGGGCGACTTCGAGAGCGTCGTCACGCCGGCTCGCATCGACGAGGCCGTGCGGAAGATTCTCGATTTGAAGTTCCGCCTGGGCATCTTCGAGGACCCGTACCGCAACGGCCCCGCGGGCATGTCGGAGTGGCACACGGCGGACCACAAGGCGCTGGTGCGCCGCGCGGCGCAGAACGCGATGACGCTGCTGAAGAACGACGGCGCGCTGCCGCTGCGGCTGCCCGCGGGCTCGCGCATCGTGGTGGCGGGGCCTCGCGCGGATGACCCGGCCTGCATGGTGACGTGGCGCTCCGACTTCCACGGGACGGAGTTCGGCGACCTCACCATCTATCAAGCCATCAAGCAGCGCGCGGAGCAGGACGGCATCACCGTCTACAAGGACGCGGCGCCCGCGGGCGTCACCGTCAACGCGGCCATCGTCGTGGTGGGCGAAAGCTACTTCACCCACGGCACCGAGTGGGACAAGGAGAAGCCCTACCTGCCCGGCGACCCGATTGGCCCTCCGCACGAGCCGCAGTGGGGCAACCAATACGGCCTCATCACCGGCTACCGGGCGCAGAACATCCCGGTGACGACGGTGATGATTCTGCCCAGGCCCTACATCCTGACCAACGTGGTGCCGCAGACGAACGCGCTGCTGATGGCGTACCGGCCCGGCGACATGGGCGGCGTCGCCGTGGCGGACGTCCTCTTCGGTGACGTGCTGCCGCGCGGCCAACTCCCCTGGCAGCTCCCGCGCTCGCTGGACCAGATTGGCACCGACGTGGAGACGAACCAGTTGGAGCACTGGGATTTGCCCTTCGACGTGGGCGCCACCGCGGCCCAGCGCGCGGAGATTCGCCAGCGCATCGCCCAGGGCCTGCCCATCTCCCCCATCTACGGCAACCCGCTGTTCCAGTACGGCGCGGGCATCCAGGGCTTCGGGCTGTCGGACTCGACGCCGCCCACGGCCTTCACGCTGCTGACGCCGGCGCCGGGCTCCACCATCACCACGCGGCCCACCTTCACCTGGACGCCCAGCACCGACCCGCAGACGGGCATCCACCGCTACGAGGTCTTCCTGGACGGCAGCCCCTTCCCGGTGGCGACGACGCGGACGCCCTCCACGACGCTCACCAACGTGTCCCTGGGCAACGGCGCGCACACCTGGTTCGTGCGGGCCTACAACTGGGCGGGCGGCGTGACGACGTCCGCCACGGCCACCTTCACGCTCAACGACACCGCGCCGCCCGCGGCCTTCACCGCGCTGTCTCCGGCGGCCGGAGCGTCGGTGCCGGGCACGTCCACGACGTTCATCTGGGAGCAGACCACGGACGTGGGCGCGGGCGTGGCGCGCTACGTCCTGGTGGTGGACGGCGCGGACCGCACGCCCGCGGTGACGCCCCGGGATTACGTGGGCCCCACCACCAACCTGGCGCTGGGCCGCAACGTGTCGGCCACCTCGTCCGAGTTCGGCAGCCCCAACGACGCGGTGGACGGCAACCCGGAGACGCGCTGGGCCAGCCGCAACGACGTGCCCAGCCCCGACACGGAGTCCATCACCGTGGACCTGGGCGCCGTGTACTCGCTCAAGCGCGTGGTGCTGAGCTGGGAGGCCGCGTACGGCCGCCGGTACGTGGTGGAGACGTCCATCGACGGCAGCACCGGCTGGCGGACGCTGCACACGGAGGCGGCCGGCAACGGCGGGGTGGATGACCTCACCGGCCTGAACGGCGTCGGGCGCTACGTGCGGATGCGCGGCGTGGAGCGCGCGACCGCCTACGGGTACTCGCTGTGGGAGTTCGCGGTGTACGGCGTGGGCACGGAACAGATGTCCGTGACGGGCCTCTCCACGGGCAGCCACACGTGGCGGGTGCGCGCGGTGGACGGTGCGGGCAACAGCACGCTGTCCAACGGCCCCATCACCTTCACCAAGTAG
- a CDS encoding YbdD/YjiX family protein: protein MWAWLGPAWRRAVRVARLMIGVPDYDTYVEHMRRHHPDREVMSYARFFDERLQARYRGGGGRCC, encoded by the coding sequence GTGTGGGCATGGCTGGGCCCGGCCTGGCGCCGCGCGGTGCGGGTGGCCCGGCTGATGATTGGTGTTCCCGACTACGACACCTACGTCGAGCACATGCGCCGCCACCACCCGGACCGGGAGGTGATGAGCTACGCGCGGTTCTTCGACGAGCGGCTTCAGGCCCGCTACCGAGGGGGCGGCGGGCGCTGCTGCTGA
- a CDS encoding YebC/PmpR family DNA-binding transcriptional regulator has translation MGRIFETRKATMMARWNKMAKVFTRISKDIAIAVKSGGPNPDSNSTLRRVLQNARAANMPKDKVDAAIKRASGQSATDYEIVLYEGYAPHGIALLVETATDNVVRTVANVRMRFNKYSGNLGTSGSVAFMFQRMGVFRLSPEGLDLDSLELELIDHGLQEMGEGVGEKGEKQIIIRSAFADFGQLQAAIEAKGLTPVSADSEYVAQTPVELPEDKATEVLELVDSLEQDDDVQRVFHNLA, from the coding sequence ATGGGACGCATTTTCGAGACACGCAAGGCCACGATGATGGCCCGCTGGAACAAGATGGCGAAGGTGTTCACGCGGATCAGCAAGGACATCGCCATCGCGGTGAAGTCCGGTGGGCCGAATCCCGATTCGAACTCCACGCTGCGCCGGGTGCTCCAGAACGCCCGCGCCGCGAACATGCCGAAGGACAAGGTCGACGCGGCCATCAAACGCGCGAGCGGCCAGTCGGCGACCGACTACGAAATCGTGCTCTACGAGGGCTACGCCCCCCACGGCATCGCGCTGCTGGTGGAGACGGCGACGGACAACGTCGTGCGCACCGTGGCGAACGTGCGCATGCGCTTCAACAAGTACAGCGGGAATCTGGGGACCAGCGGCAGCGTGGCCTTCATGTTCCAGCGCATGGGCGTGTTCCGGCTGAGCCCGGAGGGGCTGGACCTGGACTCGCTGGAGCTGGAGCTCATCGACCACGGCCTCCAGGAGATGGGCGAGGGCGTGGGCGAGAAGGGTGAGAAGCAGATCATCATCCGCTCCGCCTTCGCGGATTTCGGCCAGCTCCAGGCCGCCATCGAAGCGAAGGGCCTGACGCCCGTGTCCGCGGATTCGGAGTACGTGGCGCAGACCCCCGTCGAGCTGCCCGAGGACAAGGCCACCGAGGTGCTGGAGCTGGTGGACTCGCTGGAGCAGGACGACGACGTCCAGCGCGTGTTCCACAACCTGGCGTGA
- the msrA gene encoding peptide-methionine (S)-S-oxide reductase MsrA gives MFFNPTKKLRIPTPEEALPGRSEEMPVPPKHEVLGTPIKGAVPEGMEEVFLGLGCFWGAERKFYQTPGVYSTAVGYAGGLTPNPTYREVCSGLTGHNEVVRVVFDPKKIPFEQLLRVFWESHDPTQGMRQGNDVGTQYRSGIYVTSEAQQRAAEASRDAYQQALSARGFDAITTEVLPAPAFYFAEDYHQQYLEKNPGGYCGLGGTGVSCPVGVGVNA, from the coding sequence ATGTTCTTCAATCCCACCAAGAAGCTGAGGATTCCGACCCCGGAGGAAGCACTGCCAGGCCGGTCGGAGGAGATGCCCGTCCCCCCGAAGCACGAGGTGCTGGGAACGCCCATCAAGGGCGCCGTCCCCGAAGGCATGGAGGAGGTCTTCCTCGGCCTGGGGTGTTTCTGGGGCGCGGAGCGCAAGTTCTACCAGACGCCGGGCGTGTACAGCACCGCGGTGGGGTACGCGGGCGGACTGACGCCCAACCCCACCTACCGCGAGGTGTGCAGCGGCCTCACCGGCCACAACGAGGTGGTGCGCGTCGTCTTCGACCCGAAGAAAATCCCCTTCGAGCAGCTCCTGCGCGTGTTCTGGGAGAGCCATGACCCGACGCAGGGCATGCGCCAGGGCAACGACGTGGGCACGCAGTACCGCTCCGGCATCTACGTCACCAGCGAGGCCCAGCAGCGCGCCGCCGAGGCCAGCCGGGACGCGTACCAGCAGGCCCTGTCCGCGCGGGGCTTCGACGCCATCACCACCGAGGTGCTCCCGGCGCCCGCCTTCTACTTCGCCGAGGACTACCACCAGCAGTACCTGGAGAAGAACCCGGGAGGCTACTGCGGCCTGGGCGGCACCGGCGTGAGCTGCCCGGTGGGCGTGGGCGTCAACGCCTGA
- a CDS encoding ATP-binding protein, producing MLESELHTAGKEAAPRTRTLEVAEFLRARRPQLLEDWQRVMRTLHPERETQTTWLLDHMPQLLGVLADLIDHGPEAPLTDVPDEHAMSRLDGGFDLGQVSVEYALLRKCILRRLETEKALPAPGELERMEDALDRIVTRTMTSFSQGRQRILQALDRMTRAALDSPSVDSLPSRLLTVLVESALSVDSAALLLVEGDRLVVRAAEGLGASDALGISMDLNEGFMGEAGAQRQPMALRSASTDPRVVLPALKQEGLRAVYVVPLLEGEHLLGVAYMSSRTAFVFSEADTLLFRTMAQRATAHLVHARLQARERQAHTDAQRSLSQLDALLSSTPMGIALLDRDLRYVRINQAMADINGHTKEAHLGRRFQDMAPVTAVETFEPLFQRLMDTGESGDAFEFTIPGDARTFQASFHPVRGPDDTVQGLSCTVVDVTHHKQAEAVLQRAVDFREQLMAVVGHDLRNPLNAINASAFLLSRAEELEPAERRAVDRIRNATARMGRMITDILDFARSRLGGGIPVARQQMDLAEVCQAALEELQVSAPQRALLFDTSGDTRGCWDPDRVSQVLGNLVANALQHGQEDRPVRVSVRGGAREVVLDVHNVGEPIAPALMSRLFDPFKSMPSAAPQPDLARKKRSLGLGLYIVSQIVGVHGGRVEVRSTREDGTRFTVHWPRQEG from the coding sequence ATGCTGGAGTCGGAGTTGCACACAGCGGGCAAGGAAGCGGCACCCAGGACGCGAACGCTCGAGGTGGCGGAGTTCCTGCGCGCCCGACGACCTCAATTGCTGGAGGACTGGCAGCGGGTCATGCGGACGCTCCATCCCGAGCGTGAAACCCAGACGACGTGGTTGCTGGACCACATGCCCCAACTGCTCGGCGTGCTCGCGGACCTCATCGACCACGGCCCCGAAGCCCCCCTCACCGACGTCCCCGACGAGCACGCCATGTCCCGGCTGGACGGAGGTTTCGATTTGGGACAGGTGTCGGTCGAGTACGCCCTCCTGCGCAAGTGCATCCTCCGCAGGCTCGAGACGGAGAAGGCCCTTCCCGCCCCGGGCGAGCTGGAGCGGATGGAGGACGCCCTGGACCGGATTGTCACCCGGACCATGACGTCCTTCTCCCAGGGACGGCAGCGCATCCTCCAGGCCTTGGACCGCATGACCCGGGCCGCGCTGGACAGTCCCTCCGTGGACAGCCTCCCATCGCGGCTCCTCACGGTGCTGGTGGAGTCCGCGCTGTCCGTGGACTCGGCGGCGCTGCTGCTGGTGGAAGGCGACCGGTTGGTGGTGCGCGCCGCGGAGGGGCTGGGCGCGAGCGACGCGCTCGGAATCTCCATGGACCTGAACGAGGGCTTCATGGGCGAGGCAGGCGCCCAGCGCCAGCCCATGGCGTTGCGCTCGGCGTCCACGGACCCGCGGGTGGTGTTGCCCGCCTTGAAGCAAGAGGGCTTGCGCGCCGTCTACGTCGTCCCCCTGCTGGAAGGGGAGCACCTGCTGGGCGTCGCGTACATGAGCTCCCGAACCGCCTTCGTCTTCTCCGAGGCGGACACCCTCCTGTTCCGCACCATGGCGCAGCGGGCCACCGCCCACCTGGTCCACGCCCGGCTCCAGGCCCGCGAGCGCCAGGCCCACACGGACGCGCAGCGCTCGCTGTCACAACTGGACGCGCTGCTGTCCTCCACGCCCATGGGCATTGCCTTGCTGGACCGCGACTTGCGCTACGTGCGCATCAACCAGGCCATGGCGGACATCAACGGGCACACGAAGGAAGCCCACCTGGGCCGCCGCTTCCAGGACATGGCGCCGGTGACGGCCGTGGAGACCTTCGAGCCGCTCTTCCAGCGCCTGATGGACACGGGGGAGTCCGGGGACGCGTTCGAGTTCACCATCCCCGGAGACGCCCGGACCTTCCAGGCCAGCTTCCACCCGGTGCGCGGGCCGGACGACACGGTGCAGGGCTTGAGCTGCACGGTGGTGGACGTCACCCACCACAAGCAGGCGGAGGCCGTGCTCCAGCGCGCGGTGGACTTCCGGGAGCAGCTCATGGCCGTGGTGGGCCATGACCTGCGCAACCCGCTCAATGCCATCAACGCGTCGGCCTTCCTGCTCTCGCGGGCCGAGGAGCTGGAGCCCGCCGAGCGCCGCGCCGTGGACCGCATCCGCAACGCCACCGCGCGCATGGGGCGCATGATTACGGACATCCTCGACTTCGCGCGCAGCCGCCTGGGCGGGGGGATTCCCGTGGCCCGGCAACAGATGGACCTCGCGGAGGTGTGTCAGGCGGCGCTGGAGGAGCTTCAGGTCAGCGCCCCGCAGCGGGCGCTCCTGTTCGACACGAGCGGCGACACGCGAGGGTGCTGGGACCCGGACCGCGTCTCACAGGTGCTGGGCAACCTGGTGGCCAACGCCCTCCAGCACGGACAGGAGGACAGGCCCGTGCGTGTCTCCGTGCGCGGCGGGGCACGCGAGGTGGTGTTGGACGTCCACAACGTCGGCGAGCCGATTGCCCCCGCGCTGATGTCGCGCCTCTTCGACCCGTTCAAGAGCATGCCCTCGGCGGCGCCACAGCCGGACCTGGCCCGCAAGAAGCGCAGCCTGGGCTTGGGGCTCTACATCGTCAGCCAAATCGTGGGGGTCCACGGGGGACGCGTGGAGGTGCGCTCCACCCGGGAGGACGGCACCCGCTTCACGGTCCACTGGCCCCGACAGGAGGGGTGA